In a single window of the Populus alba chromosome 16, ASM523922v2, whole genome shotgun sequence genome:
- the LOC118036644 gene encoding uncharacterized protein, whose amino-acid sequence MFAPQTQREETFRNLGEGIHYATPITPLTRKTSELDLVRGVVQMMQGLSSSLFYWDQSGQCFCVANVGIYVTHLSHSTLHNLLSRFTYAATCLQLVHLRLNLPHSYCALPTLRAFASVASHCLLRMRDVALKEEMKMCHSNEQEDFGNEFTPTLLGLSSSLSSLCSAAEYLFQIVHGAIPQVCFEPNSSVPPVEIAVHILDYLYTKLDQVCLVQGGEVEEYLMLLNMFVGSIVPYIEGLDSWLFEGTLDDPFEEMFFYANRAISVDKSEFWEKSYQLRRLQCRKLDINSSIPLSNNKTGMGEKDSILFSEFKKGKELNVKELLVCPLFIKEISKSIVSAGKSLQLIRHVPISFSMMFEKRRHTDINVFGGSSDDSGLSIRRQTFAGLTLSEIFCVSVAGLIGHGDHIFRYFLQNEQSKSKSAAPLVSAIIRKEENKDDEGLHKFLINTLLQRKVIDLECAHNFGIDFSDMEEEHMKIGAVDEFPLQGTFFPENPAITACQSLLDKSRDSWKMLNLSKNFYLPPLNDEVLRQAIFGGENGPVSAVKGTDYAFGFQFGVPDYDDSQNDTKLLEVLFPFPTVLPSFQDDKRMSELLPFQKNSTLISRVLSWFQSVEPRTTPLPVAIIQECLTFYIKKQVDYIGGLILSKLMNEWRLMDELAVLRAIYLLGSGDLLQHFLTVIFGKLDKGETWDDDFELNTILQESIRNSADGTLLSAPDSLVVSITKNHGFDSDELPNTPTLSSTPRKSHLHNFGIDVLDSLKFTYKVSWPLELIANTESIKKYNQVMGFLLKVKRAKFALDKARRWMWKGRGNATNSRKHHWLVEQKLLHFVDAFHQYVMDRVYHSAWRELCEGMAAAGSLDEVIEVHEAYLLSIQRQCFVVPDKLWALIASRINSVLGLALDFYSIQQTLSSSGAASAMKARCEMEVERIEKQFDDCIAFLLRVLSLKLNVGNFPHLADLVTRINYNHFYMSDNGNLMTATGSEIVTSRLGKTFG is encoded by the exons ATGTTTGCCCCACAAACCCAAAGAGAAGAAACGTTTCGAAATCTGGGTGAAGGCATACATTATGCGACTCCAATCACCCCCCTGACGAGGAAGACAAGCGAATTGGATCTGGTACGGGGTGTTGTTCAAATGATGCAAGGTCTGTCCAGTTCGCTCTTCTACTGGGACCAAAGTGGGCAGTGTTTTTGTGTTGCCAATGTTGGGATTTATGTCACTCACCTTTCCCACTCAACCCTTCACAACCTTCTATCTCGCTTCACCTACGCTGCCACTTGCTTGCAACTCGTCCATCTTCGTCTCAATCTTCCACACTCTTATTGTGCTCTTCCGACTTTGAGGGCATTTGCCTCTGTCGCTTCTCACTGCCTTCTG agGATGAGAGATGTTGCTTTGAAGGAAGAAATGAAGATGTGCCATTCTAACGAACAAGAAGATTTTGGAAACGAATTTACTCCTACTTTATTGGGATTGTCTAGTTCTTTATCAAG TCTCTGCTCAGCTGctgaatatttatttcaaattgtcCATGGAGCCATCCCCCAAGTGTGTTTTGAGCCTAATTCATCTGTTCCACCTGTTGAAATTGCTGTTCATATCCTTGACTATCTTTACACGAAACTGGATCAAGTTTGTCTCGTGCAAGGTGGTGAG GTGGAAGAGTATCTCATGCTACTCAATATGTTTGTGGGGAGTATAGTACCCTATATTGAAGGTCTCGATTCATGGCTTTTTGAAGGAACACTTGACGATCCTTTTGAAGAG ATGTTCTTTTATGCAAACAGGGCAATCTCGGTTGATAAGTCTGAGTTCTGGGAGAAGAGCTATCAGTTGAGACGATTACAGTGCAGGAAGTTAGATATTAATTCTTCCATACCTTTATCAAATAACAAGACAGGAATGGGTGAAAAAGATTCTATTCTGTTTTCTGAgttcaaaaaaggaaaagagctTAACGTAAAGGAACTTCTAGTGTGTCCTTTGTTTATTAAGGAAATTTCTAAGTCAATTGTCTCTGCTGGAAAATCATTGCAGCTGATCCGCCATGTTCCTATTTCATTCTCAATGATGTTTGAAAAAAGGAGACATACCGATATTAATGTTTTTGGAGGTTCTAGTGATGATAGTGGTTTAAGCATTCGCCGACAGACCTTTGCAGGGTTAACCTTGTCGGAGATTTTTTGTGTATCAGTAGCAGGTCTTATAGGCCACGGTGATCATATTTTCAGATACTTCTTGCAAAATGAGCAAAGTAAATCAAAGAGCGCTGCTCCTTTGGTGTCTGCCATAATCAGAAAGGAGGAGAACAAAGATGATGAAGGCTTGCACAAGTTCTTGATTAATACATTACTGCAGAGAAAGGTGATTGATTTAGAATGTGCACACAATTTTGGGATTGATTTTTCTGATATGGAGGAAGAGCACATGAAAATTGGTGCTGTGGATGAATTTCCCCTACAGGGAACATTCTTTCCAGAAAATCCAGCTATCACTGCATGTCAAAGTTTGCTTGACAAGAGTAGAGATTCCTGGAAAATGTTGAACTTATCTAAAAATTTCTACCTACCTCCTTTGAATGATGAGGTCTTACGACAGGCCATATTTGGTGGAGAAAATGGGCCAGTTTCTGCTGTCAAAGGAACAGACTATGCCTTTGGTTTTCAATTTGGTGTACCTGATTATGATGATTCACAGAATGACACCAAACTGTTGGAAGTCTTGTTTCCTTTTCCCACTGTTCTTCCTTCTTTTCAG GATGATAAACGTATGTCAGAGCTTTTGCCTTTCCAAAAAAATAGCAcccttatttcaagagttcttAGCTGGTTTCAAAGTGTTGAACCAAGAACAACTCCACTTCCAGTGGCTATTATACAGGAATGCCTAACTTTCTACATTAAGAAACAG GTGGATTATATTGGTGGGCTCATTTTGTCAAAATTAATGAATGAATGGAGATTGATGGATGAACTTGCAGTATTGCGTGCCATATACTTGTTAGGTTCAG GTGATTTACTGCAGCACTTTTTGACTGTGATTTTTGGTAAGCTGGACAAAGGAGAAACTTgggatgatgattttgagttaaaCACTATATTGCAG GAGTCCATTCGGAACTCTGCTGATGGCACACTGCTAAGTGCTCCAGATTCTTTGGTTGTTTCCATCACCAAGAATCATGGTTTTGACAGTGATGAGCTACCTAATACACCTACCCTTTCCTCAACTCCTCGTAAAAGTCATCTGCACAACTTTGGCATAGATGTCCTTGATTCACTGAAATTCACATACAAG GTCTCTTGGCCACTTGAACTTATTGCTAATACAGAATCAATCAAGAAGTACAACCAA GTAATGGGGTTCCTGTTGAAGGTGAAGCGTGCAAAATTTGCTCTAGATAAAGCTCGGAGATGGATGTGgaag GGTAGAGGTAATGCGACAAATAGCCGCAAGCATCACTGGTTAGTGGAACAGAAACTCCTACATTTTGTGGATGCCTTTCATCAGTATGTCATGGACAGG GTATATCACAGCGCATGGCGTGAACTCTGTGAAGGTATGGCAGCAGCTGGGTCTCTGGATGAAGTAATTGAAGTACATGAGGCCTATTTACTATCAATTCAGCGACAGTGCTTCGTGGTTCCAGATAAGCTG TGGGCCTTGATTGCTAGCCGAATCAACAGCGTCCTTGGACTAGCTCTGGATTTCTACTCCATACAGCAGACATTAAGTAGCAGTGGAGCAGCTTCTGCAATGAAGGCTAGATGTGAAATGGAAGTGGAAcggattgaaaaacaatttgatgATTGCATTGCTTTTCTCCTCAGA GTCTTATCTTTGAAACTCAATGTGGGTAACTTCCCTCATTTGGCTGATTTGGTTACCAGAATTAACTACAACCATTTCTACATGTCTGATAATGGAAACTTGATGACTGCCACTGGCTCTGAGATAGTGACTTCAAGACTTGGGAAGACCTTCGGATGA